GCTCTGTAGCGGCATTTTTCGCGCGGTGTAATACCCGGATTGTTATAAGGAATTCCCAGCAGGGCAACATCGTTAGTTATTAAACCTCTTGGATGCAGGAACTGAAACAACCTGTTCCATGCCTTAGGGATACCCGTTGCATAGCTCTCGATAGTTTGCGTGTAGGCAACATGAAAGGGTGGTAGTTTTTTTATTTCTACCAGCGAAAAGTCGCGTAGCCTGCTCTGTGATTTTGTTATGTGCGGTTGTCCGTTAGGCGTATGGTGTTCCTCCCTGTGCTTTTGCAGGTATAGCGTTGGTGCAACGCCATGGTACTTCTTAAAGGTCCTTGTAAACGATGATGCCGAGGAAAAACCACATGTCGAGGCGATATCAGCAATGGTAATGTTCTGGTTGAGGCAAATGAGCTTGGCTGCTTTCTCCATTCGCGAACGTTCTATGTAATCGCGCGGCGTTTCGCCCAAAACTGCGGAGAAGATACGATGAAAATGAAAGGGTGAAAAGCAGGCAACCGTAGCCAACTTTTCGAGAGGAATATCCTCTGACAGATGCTCCGAAATATAGTCGATGGCCTGATGTATACGTTCCTTATAGATATCGATAAAACCTGTGCTGCTCATGTAAACTACTGATGTTGTGCAAATATAGTAAAATGTAGGCGTTTATCGTAGAGATGTCATTGTTCTGTTGAGGTAGGCGTAGGCTCTCCTTTCTTTTGCTCTATTTCTTTCTTTGTATGTATTGGTAGCTTATTGAAAGCCCTGCTAAGGCTAAGCGTTGCGAGAGCAGTGCTCGAACCTCAATTTGCTTGGCTTTTTACTGCTGATAATTTGCCAATATTTGCTTTAAGATTCTTCTCCAGCTCTACTGTTGACAGGGTTACTGAACTTGAACTAAATCCAGCGGGGAAATGTATCCTAACGTTTTGAATATGCCTTGTGGCAATACTAAAAGCCTCCATCTTTTTACTTTCCTCTGGTTCTCTTAAACCATTTTGGTAGTAGTAGTTTGCCAAAAGTTGCGATATCCATGCCGTTCTTTTTTCGCAGTAGCCATGTGGCGTCTCGTAGCACAGTCGGGCATTCGTTACCTTTTGAAGTTGAGGTTTGGCCGTGCTTTCTAGGTTGAGGTAACGCTGAAAGTACTCAACGAATCGATCATTGTTGTTTAGTAAGCGGTAAACCTCACCCTTAAAGTAAATTGCATGACCATTTACCGAATCTACCGCTAGCATGAAATCGATTATAGGGTATACGTTTTTAAAATCGTCGGGTACAAAATCTTTGTGCTTGCCATCCGTAACCGAATGAATTTCCGTTCGAAGAATCTTTGAGGCCTCAATAAGAATCATCTCCTTTTCTTCCAAGGGGGCTCTCTTTGTAGCGCTACGAAAGCTCGTATCCTTGATGAGCGAGAGCGTTAGCCGTTCGGGTTTTTGACTTTCATTTTTGTTGTTGATGCCTGTAAAGGCAAACAAGGAGGCTACACCTGCAATACCGACCAACAGTATGGCTTGTGCTAGATGCTTTTGTGCTTTGCCTGACCTGTTTTTCAAGGCTAAGAGCTTCATCTTGTTGCTGGACTTTTTTTTTGTTGTACCTATTAGGTTCTCTTTATGCAATGCTGCCATATATTGGTTTAGCCTATCCGTTATGCTACTGCTCTGCTTACGCTTTTGCTTGTTGCGGGCACTTTCTACACTAGTAATAGACAGGAAGCCGACCTAAACTAAGAGTGCTAGTACGCTTCGCCCATTAGGTAAAACCGTGTTGGCGATGGGGAAGCCTTACTCGATACCCTCCAGCTCGCTCTTTAGGTTGGATAAAAAGGTGTTCACCTTTTGCTGCTGTACCGTGTTGCCACAAAAACCGATGCTAAAGGTAATCTCCCTATTAAATGTTGAATATGCCATGGAGAAGTAGCCCCCATAGCTCACAACGCCGGTGATAAACGAGGACTCGACGGGAATCCCATTAAAGTTGATGTCGTTGGGGTTGATTACTCCGACATTTGTGAGTAGCGGAATTGGTGGCATCTTAAGCTGCATGACCTTTTCCTTCATTTTTGCATAGGGCATTAGCCTCGATAGTACTAGGAATGGGGCAAGCATGTTCATCTCCGCATGAGTACTTTTCTTTAGGGAGGTCTCCTTTACCGTTTTGCTTAGGGTTTCGGCAAATGATTCGCCGATTGTGGTTTCGAGATTAATTATCATGGAACCGGTTAGGCTGCAGATTGCTCTTTTGTGGCTTGGATCGGCATACTTTCGGAGATCTACGGGGACAATCAGCGGCTTGGAGGCCGTTTCGTTGTTCTGTCTTGCCTTTACGAAGGCTCTGGTAAATGCTGCAATCACCACATCGTTGATGGTGGCGTTGTGACGCTTACCGAATGCCTTTACTCTGTCGAATGTGTCGCTGGATAGCTTCATAAATGCCAACTGATTTCTCCCGTCTTCGTTGGATTGTCCCCAATCGAAGGACCATGACACCCTGCGGGGCGGTCTCTTAAATCCAGCCCTTGCAAACTTCATCTTTTGGAGAAGGGAAAAGCGTTTGGTTACCTGCTTGATGCTTCTATCTCCACTTATGTTGGGTTGGCATGTATGGTTGGGGTTAACAGCTAGCTTGCTGTAGCTATCGGCGAGGATCTTTACAAATTCTTTTAGTCCAGCCCCATCTGTTGGGGTGTGGTTCATGTTTATGCAGAGGATATCCTTATGCTCATGCCTAACTATCCTCACCCTTACCAGCGGAAAATCGAACGGAGAGACCGCTGTTGTAAGAAATTCTTCAACTTCGTTGCTTGGTGTAGCTGTTTTTACCAAGTCAACCAGCATAGATGGCTTTATGTTGTCCTGCTTCTTCCAATAGGCAGCATTCTTTGCCTCTTTGTAGGTGTAGGAGAATATTGGTTCCTGGTAAATGCTCAGGCAAACGGCTTTTTCTAGGATGTCAAAGTCGAGCTGC
This window of the uncultured Acetobacteroides sp. genome carries:
- a CDS encoding acyltransferase yields the protein MEIDKLQGNLPETMKVEMSDAIQFFLRSNADQQIRFVIYLSQQLDFDILEKAVCLSIYQEPIFSYTYKEAKNAAYWKKQDNIKPSMLVDLVKTATPSNEVEEFLTTAVSPFDFPLVRVRIVRHEHKDILCINMNHTPTDGAGLKEFVKILADSYSKLAVNPNHTCQPNISGDRSIKQVTKRFSLLQKMKFARAGFKRPPRRVSWSFDWGQSNEDGRNQLAFMKLSSDTFDRVKAFGKRHNATINDVVIAAFTRAFVKARQNNETASKPLIVPVDLRKYADPSHKRAICSLTGSMIINLETTIGESFAETLSKTVKETSLKKSTHAEMNMLAPFLVLSRLMPYAKMKEKVMQLKMPPIPLLTNVGVINPNDINFNGIPVESSFITGVVSYGGYFSMAYSTFNREITFSIGFCGNTVQQQKVNTFLSNLKSELEGIE
- a CDS encoding AraC family transcriptional regulator, which gives rise to MSSTGFIDIYKERIHQAIDYISEHLSEDIPLEKLATVACFSPFHFHRIFSAVLGETPRDYIERSRMEKAAKLICLNQNITIADIASTCGFSSASSFTRTFKKYHGVAPTLYLQKHREEHHTPNGQPHITKSQSRLRDFSLVEIKKLPPFHVAYTQTIESYATGIPKAWNRLFQFLHPRGLITNDVALLGIPYNNPGITPREKCRYRACITVPTEVVLPRGDVKTVDLQEAVYAVYHFKGKREDIWEAYAFFYGEWLIQSGYFPDEKPLIELYPLSLMSDCAQNNLTYDIAIPVVPIGRY